The proteins below are encoded in one region of Streptomyces ficellus:
- a CDS encoding ricin-type beta-trefoil lectin domain protein, translating to MTRTGTRARFGLRCTVAAAAALATTFGGMTAQAAADTATVTAPRTATASVPLPPELEAIRAAEATKLYGSPAERPLAERKTGLISLGDSEISGEGIGTYEPPTNGPTNWCHRSPQAAIHRTGIPADVTYNVSCSGASTPNIRIGGSKQHADELVQSDNLAIKARNTRIKMVLLVAGANDDLQFGPVMTDCVLRFITFQGPCEPKYAPGWQARVDNLVPKVEQTIRDLRTVMTDAGYADGDYKLVVMGYPSPIGPDFHDNPNFPGKIACGGLGYDSDTVWGRNTAVPAFERGMRRAAANTGAVYLDNSRLFHGHEVCMDDSWARGLYIDLSKPGLPDANSVRQSFHPNAAGHAAFASCLTQLHATDVREASCADPASTGRPELLPGAWDDKFAPLRGEATGTCLDVAGSVTRNGTAVGGWDCHQGRNQDWWYDPARGSLHTALTHDRCLDVPGGAYEAGKALVVWNCSGAANQRFVRQDGTIRPAAATGLCVTLGAARDPLRLQACDGTAKQRFA from the coding sequence ATGACGCGCACCGGTACCAGAGCCCGGTTCGGACTCCGATGTACGGTCGCGGCGGCCGCCGCGCTCGCGACCACCTTCGGCGGGATGACCGCCCAGGCCGCGGCGGACACCGCCACCGTCACCGCACCCCGTACCGCCACCGCATCCGTACCACTGCCGCCCGAGCTGGAGGCCATACGCGCCGCCGAGGCCACCAAGCTGTACGGTTCTCCCGCCGAACGGCCGCTCGCCGAACGGAAGACCGGCCTGATCTCGCTGGGCGACAGCGAGATCTCGGGCGAGGGCATCGGCACCTACGAGCCCCCGACCAACGGCCCCACCAACTGGTGCCACCGCTCTCCCCAGGCGGCCATCCACCGCACCGGCATCCCCGCGGACGTCACCTACAACGTCTCCTGTTCTGGGGCGTCCACGCCCAACATCCGCATCGGCGGCAGCAAGCAGCACGCGGACGAACTGGTCCAGAGCGACAACCTCGCCATCAAGGCCCGCAACACCCGCATCAAAATGGTGCTGCTGGTGGCGGGCGCCAACGACGACCTCCAGTTCGGTCCCGTGATGACCGACTGCGTCCTGCGCTTCATCACCTTCCAGGGCCCGTGCGAGCCCAAGTACGCGCCCGGCTGGCAGGCCCGCGTCGACAACCTCGTACCGAAGGTCGAACAGACCATCCGCGACCTGCGCACCGTGATGACCGACGCCGGGTACGCCGACGGCGACTACAAGCTCGTCGTCATGGGTTACCCCAGCCCCATCGGCCCCGACTTCCACGACAACCCGAACTTCCCCGGCAAGATCGCCTGCGGCGGCCTCGGCTACGACTCCGACACCGTCTGGGGCCGCAACACCGCCGTACCCGCCTTCGAACGCGGCATGCGGCGCGCGGCGGCGAACACCGGAGCCGTCTACCTCGACAACTCCCGGCTCTTCCACGGGCACGAGGTCTGCATGGACGACTCGTGGGCGCGCGGTCTCTACATCGACCTGTCCAAGCCGGGCCTGCCGGACGCGAACTCCGTCCGCCAGTCCTTCCACCCGAACGCGGCCGGGCACGCCGCCTTCGCCTCCTGCCTGACCCAGCTCCACGCGACGGACGTCCGCGAGGCGAGCTGCGCCGACCCCGCGTCGACGGGCAGACCGGAACTGCTGCCGGGCGCGTGGGACGACAAGTTCGCCCCGCTGCGCGGCGAGGCCACCGGCACCTGCCTCGATGTCGCCGGGTCGGTCACCCGCAACGGCACGGCGGTCGGCGGCTGGGACTGCCACCAGGGCCGCAACCAGGACTGGTGGTACGACCCGGCGCGCGGCTCCCTGCACACGGCGCTGACCCACGACCGGTGCCTGGACGTGCCGGGCGGCGCGTACGAGGCGGGCAAGGCGCTGGTGGTGTGGAACTGTTCCGGCGCCGCCAACCAGCGGTTCGTCCGCCAGGACGGGACGATCCGCCCGGCGGCGGCGACCGGCCTGTGCGTGACGCTGGGCGCGGCCAGGGACCCGCTGCGGCTCCAGGCCTGCGACGGGACGGCGAAGCAGCGGTTCGCCTGA
- a CDS encoding class II fumarate hydratase: MTDETDYRTEHDSMGEVRVPAHAKWRAQTQRAVENFPVSGQRLERAHIEALARIKAAAAKVNARLGVLDEERAAAIQEAAEEVAGGRWDEHFPVDVFQTGSGTSSNMNMNEVLATLAGERLAGRLGRPDAVHPNDHVNASQSSNDVFPSSIHIAATAAVTRDLIPALDHLAAALERKSAEFADVVKSGRTHLMDATPVTLGQEFGGYAAQVRYGTERLRASLPRLAELPLGGTAVGTGINTPPGFAAAVIAEVAAATGLPLTEARDHFEAQGARDGLVETSGQLRTIAVSLTKISNDLRWMASGPRTGLAEINLPDLQPGSSIMPGKVNPVVPEAVLMVAAQVTGNDATVATAGAAGNFELNVMLPVIAKNLLESVRLLANASRLLADRTVDGITANVERAREYAESSPSVVTPLNKYIGYEEAAKVAKKSLAERRTIREVVIASGYVERGDLTLQQLDEALDVLRMTRP, translated from the coding sequence ATGACGGACGAGACTGACTACCGGACCGAGCACGACTCCATGGGCGAGGTGCGCGTCCCCGCCCACGCCAAATGGCGGGCGCAGACCCAGCGGGCGGTGGAGAACTTCCCCGTCTCGGGGCAGCGTCTGGAGCGGGCCCACATCGAGGCCCTGGCCCGGATCAAGGCCGCCGCGGCGAAGGTCAACGCGCGGCTCGGCGTCCTGGACGAGGAGCGGGCCGCCGCGATCCAGGAGGCCGCGGAGGAGGTCGCCGGCGGCAGGTGGGACGAGCACTTCCCCGTGGACGTCTTCCAGACCGGCTCCGGCACGTCGTCCAACATGAACATGAACGAGGTCCTCGCCACCCTGGCCGGGGAGCGGCTCGCCGGGCGCCTCGGCCGGCCCGACGCCGTGCACCCCAACGACCACGTCAACGCGTCCCAGTCGTCCAACGACGTGTTCCCTTCCTCCATCCACATCGCCGCCACCGCCGCCGTGACCCGGGACCTGATCCCGGCGCTGGACCACCTGGCCGCCGCCCTGGAGCGGAAATCGGCCGAATTCGCGGACGTCGTCAAGTCCGGTCGTACGCACCTGATGGACGCCACCCCGGTGACCCTCGGTCAGGAGTTCGGCGGTTACGCGGCACAGGTCCGGTACGGCACCGAACGGCTGCGCGCGTCGCTGCCGCGCCTGGCCGAGCTGCCGCTGGGCGGCACGGCGGTCGGCACCGGCATCAACACCCCGCCCGGGTTCGCCGCCGCCGTGATCGCCGAGGTCGCCGCCGCGACCGGGCTGCCGCTGACCGAGGCCCGCGACCACTTCGAGGCGCAGGGCGCGCGGGACGGGCTGGTCGAGACGTCGGGACAGCTCCGTACGATCGCGGTGTCCCTGACCAAGATCTCCAACGACCTGCGCTGGATGGCGTCCGGGCCGCGCACCGGGCTCGCCGAGATCAACCTCCCCGACCTCCAGCCCGGGTCCTCGATCATGCCCGGCAAGGTCAACCCGGTCGTCCCGGAGGCCGTCCTGATGGTCGCCGCCCAGGTCACCGGGAACGACGCCACGGTCGCGACGGCCGGCGCCGCCGGGAACTTCGAGCTGAACGTGATGCTCCCCGTCATCGCCAAGAACCTGCTGGAGTCGGTCCGGCTCCTCGCCAACGCCTCGCGCCTGCTGGCGGACCGCACGGTCGACGGCATCACCGCCAACGTGGAGCGGGCGCGCGAGTACGCCGAGTCGTCCCCCTCCGTCGTCACGCCGCTCAACAAGTACATCGGGTACGAGGAGGCCGCGAAGGTGGCCAAGAAGTCCCTGGCGGAACGCCGGACCATCCGCGAGGTCGTCATCGCATCGGGGTACGTGGAGCGCGGCGACCTGACGCTCCAGCAGCTCGACGAGGCCCTGGACGTCCTGCGTATGACCCGGCCCTGA
- the fomD gene encoding cytidylyl-2-hydroxypropylphosphonate hydrolase, whose translation MTAETTTGRGARSGGAHWAPGARILWRYRDNGGGHIHICRPVTVVEDTDDLLAVWMAPGTECVKPVLADGTPVHEEPLATRYTAPRTTVRTRWEGTGVLKLARPGEPWSVWLFWDHGWQFRSWYVNLEEPRTRWADGVDSVDHFLDISVYPDRSWLWRDEDEFAQAQRSGLVGPAQARRVREAGRAAVEVIRAWGAPFADGWEHWRPDPDWTVPELPADWDHTPAHTAP comes from the coding sequence ATGACAGCCGAGACGACGACAGGGAGAGGGGCGCGCTCCGGCGGCGCGCACTGGGCGCCGGGCGCCCGGATCCTGTGGCGCTACCGCGACAACGGCGGCGGTCACATCCACATCTGCCGGCCCGTGACGGTCGTCGAGGACACCGACGACCTGCTGGCCGTGTGGATGGCGCCGGGCACGGAGTGCGTCAAGCCGGTCCTGGCCGACGGCACCCCCGTCCACGAGGAGCCGCTCGCCACCCGGTACACCGCCCCCCGCACCACCGTGCGCACCCGGTGGGAGGGCACAGGCGTGCTGAAGCTGGCCCGGCCGGGTGAACCCTGGTCGGTGTGGCTGTTCTGGGATCACGGCTGGCAGTTCCGCAGCTGGTACGTCAACCTGGAGGAGCCCCGCACCCGATGGGCGGACGGGGTGGACTCCGTGGACCACTTCCTGGACATCTCGGTGTACCCCGATCGCAGTTGGCTGTGGCGGGACGAGGACGAGTTCGCCCAGGCGCAGCGCAGCGGCCTGGTGGGCCCGGCGCAGGCCCGGCGGGTGCGGGAGGCCGGGCGGGCGGCGGTCGAGGTGATCCGCGCCTGGGGCGCTCCGTTCGCGGACGGCTGGGAGCACTGGCGACCGGACCCGGACTGGACGGTTCCGGAATTGCCCGCGGACTGGGATCACACCCCGGCGCACACGGCTCCGTGA
- a CDS encoding SpoIIE family protein phosphatase translates to MTEHPTSHEGRQPLAARPQERTRPRRETPPSPAAPPGTAPAPAPGPCAGAAAAPSSAPHPGAPSTAPSGTAAAPAGPGGTARDASARPAGSTTSTPGTTGGTTDTTGGSTAGTAGTPGRPGGHPAGAAGQATGASAHTTGAGSGGHGSGGGSGPGGGRGSGRGGGGGTGSGHGPGHGGGPEGSPPGSGAAPGPGVGVPTGVATPLGGLPAQAGAAAGPGHEPVMAARREGDRLRFVGAATRRIARGIDLDEIVLGLCRATVPTFSDAILVYLRDPLPVGDERPVDPFVLRLRRTDRLRLTEDDSELGLSAADPDTGLDLGPAAELCEVQAGGALAEVLRGVRPVFGDSAAARAALPELLGDGRCVPSGHRAILAPLRGRRRVIGAAVFLRRPDRPPFEPNDLLVAAQLATHTALGIDKAVLYGREAYIADELQRTMLPENLPQPTGVKLASRYLPAAETARVGGDWYDAIPLPGSRVALVVGDVMGHSMTSAAIMGQLRTTAQTLAGLDLPPQEVLHHLDEQAQRLGENRMATCLYAVYDPVAHRITIANAGHPPPILLHLGGRAEVLRVPPGAPIGVGGVDFEAVELDAPAGATLLLYTDGLVESRLRDVWTGIEQLRERLAATAQLTGPDHSPPLEALCDDVLDMLGPGDRDDDIALLAARFDGIAPSDVAYWFLEPEEQAPGRARRLARRALARWDLEELSDSVELLVSEVVTNAVRYAERPVTLRLLRTDVLRCEVGDDAPQLPRQRRARDTDEGGRGLFLVNRLARRWGATRLSTGKVVWFELPTRI, encoded by the coding sequence GTGACGGAGCATCCCACCTCCCACGAAGGCCGGCAGCCTCTCGCTGCCCGGCCGCAGGAACGCACCCGGCCACGGCGGGAGACGCCCCCGTCCCCCGCCGCGCCGCCCGGGACCGCGCCCGCGCCCGCCCCGGGGCCCTGCGCCGGCGCCGCCGCGGCCCCGTCCTCCGCCCCGCACCCCGGCGCCCCGTCCACCGCCCCGTCCGGGACGGCCGCCGCACCGGCGGGCCCCGGCGGAACGGCCCGCGACGCCTCCGCGCGCCCGGCCGGGAGCACGACGAGCACCCCCGGCACGACCGGCGGCACCACGGACACCACCGGCGGGAGCACCGCCGGCACCGCCGGTACGCCCGGGCGCCCCGGCGGGCATCCGGCCGGAGCCGCCGGGCAGGCCACGGGCGCCTCCGCCCACACCACCGGCGCGGGCAGCGGTGGGCACGGGTCCGGCGGTGGGTCCGGCCCCGGCGGTGGCCGTGGGAGCGGCCGCGGCGGTGGCGGCGGGACCGGCTCCGGGCACGGCCCGGGACACGGCGGCGGTCCGGAGGGCTCCCCGCCCGGTAGCGGAGCCGCCCCCGGGCCGGGCGTCGGCGTGCCCACCGGTGTGGCGACGCCGCTCGGCGGGCTGCCCGCGCAGGCCGGAGCCGCCGCGGGCCCGGGCCACGAGCCGGTGATGGCCGCCAGGCGCGAGGGCGACCGGCTGCGGTTCGTCGGCGCCGCCACGCGGCGGATCGCCCGCGGCATCGACCTCGACGAGATCGTCCTCGGCCTGTGCCGGGCCACCGTGCCGACGTTCTCCGACGCGATCCTCGTCTACCTCCGCGACCCGCTCCCGGTGGGCGACGAGCGGCCCGTCGACCCGTTCGTCCTGCGCCTGCGCCGCACCGACCGGCTGCGCTTAACGGAGGACGACTCCGAACTCGGCCTGTCCGCGGCCGACCCGGACACCGGCCTCGACCTCGGCCCGGCGGCCGAGCTGTGCGAGGTGCAGGCCGGCGGCGCCCTCGCGGAGGTCCTGCGCGGCGTACGCCCGGTCTTCGGCGACTCGGCGGCCGCCCGCGCCGCGCTGCCCGAACTGCTCGGCGACGGGCGCTGCGTACCGTCCGGGCACCGGGCGATCCTGGCGCCGCTGCGCGGCCGGCGCCGGGTGATCGGCGCGGCCGTGTTCCTGCGCCGCCCCGACCGGCCGCCGTTCGAGCCGAACGACCTGCTCGTCGCCGCGCAGCTGGCCACGCACACGGCGCTCGGCATCGACAAGGCCGTGCTGTACGGGCGCGAGGCCTACATCGCCGACGAGCTGCAGCGCACCATGCTGCCGGAGAACCTGCCGCAGCCGACCGGCGTCAAGCTGGCCTCCCGCTACCTCCCGGCGGCGGAGACCGCGAGGGTCGGCGGCGACTGGTACGACGCCATCCCGCTGCCCGGCAGCCGGGTCGCGCTGGTCGTGGGCGACGTGATGGGCCACTCCATGACGTCCGCCGCGATCATGGGCCAGCTGCGGACCACCGCGCAGACCCTCGCCGGGCTCGACCTGCCGCCGCAGGAGGTGCTCCACCACCTCGACGAGCAGGCCCAGCGGCTCGGCGAGAACCGCATGGCGACCTGCCTCTACGCGGTGTACGACCCGGTCGCGCACCGCATCACCATCGCCAACGCGGGTCACCCGCCGCCGATACTGCTCCACCTCGGCGGCCGGGCGGAGGTGCTGCGCGTCCCGCCGGGCGCGCCCATCGGCGTGGGCGGAGTGGACTTCGAGGCCGTCGAGCTGGACGCCCCGGCCGGGGCGACCCTGCTCCTCTACACCGACGGGCTCGTCGAGTCGCGGCTGCGCGACGTGTGGACCGGGATAGAGCAGCTGCGCGAACGGCTGGCCGCCACCGCCCAGTTGACCGGCCCGGACCACTCGCCGCCGCTGGAGGCGCTCTGCGACGACGTGCTGGACATGCTCGGCCCGGGCGACCGGGACGACGACATCGCGCTGCTCGCCGCCCGGTTCGACGGCATCGCGCCGAGCGACGTCGCCTACTGGTTCCTGGAGCCGGAGGAGCAGGCGCCCGGCCGGGCGCGGCGCCTGGCGCGGCGGGCGCTGGCCCGCTGGGACCTGGAGGAGCTGTCCGACAGCGTCGAGCTGCTGGTCAGCGAGGTGGTCACCAACGCCGTCCGGTACGCGGAGCGGCCGGTGACGCTGCGGCTGCTGCGGACGGACGTGCTGCGCTGCGAGGTCGGTGACGACGCCCCGCAGCTCCCGCGCCAGCGCAGGGCCCGGGACACCGACGAGGGCGGGCGCGGGCTGTTCCTGGTGAACCGGCTGGCGCGGCGGTGGGGCGCGACCCGGCTGTCTACCGGCAAGGTGGTCTGGTTCGAGCTGCCGACGCGAATCTGA